ATTTCAATCCCATCAGCTCTGCCAGCGCACCGCAATATTGCAGAGGAATACTACCATTACGATCAAACTGGTTAGCGATCGCCCTCCTGAGCACATCTCTTCGCGGTGGCATTTGCCAGTATTTGGCCAGCATCTGAAAACAGGCCAGAGTGCCATTGATTGGCCCCTTGCCAGGAATGAACTCAAACCGTGGACTATTAGTTACAGTAGTAATTGCAACGGTTTCGCTGGTTTCTGGATAATCAGGTGCATAGGGGACATCAGCCAGTTCATCTTCAGGCTCTTCCTGGTTAGCTGTTTCCACATCCACATCAAACATCTGACTCAGGTCGATTTGCAGCCAGACCTGCGGATTAATACCAATCAAACGCGCATTGCCAGGTTGCTTAATCTGGATTGACTCTCTCGGATCATTTGGCTCTAAAACTTCACCGGGCTTAAAGTTGATGACACTACCACCGCTATAGAACCAGGTCAGGTTCGGGTCTAGCTGTGACAGGGCAACCTTACTGCGCGAGGCATATTGCACCACGCTATGCTCCAGGGCATAGGAAGATAATTGCTTTAAGCTGATATGACTTAGATCTGGTCGGCGCTCTAGTTCTGTACCCAGAATGTCATAGATTTCCACCAGCGGGATTTGTCGCGTTATAGCCTGGGTGAATTCAGCGCTTTGCTTTAATAGGCCAGAAAACACTTTAGCGGGAATCGCCAGACAGGCGGTATCAGTCGTGGCGATCGCAGTCTCGCAGGACACTTGCCTGATTAAGCTCAGCCACCCGGTCAGATCGCCTGGCTCTAATAGCTGCAATGTCTCAGGGACATTACTATTTGGTGGTTGCCCCAGGATTCTGGCCTGGCCGCTGTAAATTACATACACATGGCTGGGCATTAAACTACGCACCAGGATTGCTTGTCCCATCCGATAGCGCAGCGGATGGATGTGTTGAGCAAGTCGGTCTAGGCTATTGGGTTCAAGTTGACTAAATAGGGCATGTTGACTGAGAAACTCACGCAGGGGCAGTTTGGTATTAGTCATGGGTAGGCTTAATCGGGGGATGGCTGCATCCGGAGTTGCTGCTCTAACCATTGCTGAAACAATTGTCCCAACAGGCTTTGGCGCATCACATCATCCAGCACAGCGGCTTGCTTTTGCTCCAGTCGAAGCAGAATATACCACTTATCGATCGATATGGGCGGCTGGATCTGACCTGGCTTAGCGATCAATAAATGCTGGGCAATACTGGGATGTAAGTTATGCAGCGGGGTTGGCCCTAACAGCCCACCAGTCTGAGCCTCTGGCCCCTCAGAATAGGTGCTGGCTACTTCGGTAAAGCTCTGCTCACCATCCTTGATCCGAAAGTACAATTCCTGCACTACTTCTGCACTGTTGGTGCGAATCAAAGAATAAGTAACTATGTCTAGTTGACTGCGCTGGGTCAGAAAGATCGATTCCAGCTTATGCCCCCAGGTTTGCTGCTTATAAATCTCAATCCTGGCTTCACGATCAGCAATCTCAACTAGCTGATCTCCTGTCAGGCCGTAATAGTTTAAATAGGCTTGCTGGGCTTCCGGTTCACTAATTTGATATTTCGCCAAAAATTGCTGCTGTGCCTGTTCTTGCTGCGCTGCGGTTAGGTGGATATCAGCGATCGCTTGATCAATAATCAATTCCTGCTTCAGCTTTGGCAGCAATCGATATTTGGCCAGTAATGGCAGCAGTTCACCAGCCTGAATTGGAATATCGTCAACCACTGATCCTATTGTTTAGCTTTGCTAGTAGGTTGTTCTGGCTTGGCTTGATCGCTACCGTTATCATTAGCCAGACTCGCTTTTTGATTCTGGGCAAAGCTACCCACAATATCTGAATAGGCTTTTATACTCTCTGACCAACCATCAATCCGTTGTTGTAATTCACTTAGTCGTGTCGATTGCTCTTCACCAGCTAATTCATATTGGATACTCCCACCAAATAAGATCGCGGGTCTGGTTTCCTGACCTGGCATATTGACCCGTGCTTCGCTCACGGTTAGACGCAGTTGCCCTTCGGCCAGGGTAAAAATGTAGTTGATCGTGGCACCGATCGGCTCTTGGCTATGCTCATACCAGGGGCCAGGTTTTAATAATGTTTCAGTGATGTATTTACGCGCTGCGGTTTCTTCCCCTTCAAAACTCAGCACCGCACTGGGGTTAATGCTGATCGCCATATATTCTGCCAATGGTAGCGATTTACAGCATTTGCTAGCAATGTCAATTATCTTTGGCTGTTCCTGACGCTTAGCCGGTTGCGAGAAAATCAGCCGATTTGACTGGGCGGCGATCACCAGATTACCTTCAAAGGTTAGCTGAGAAACATATTCGGTTTGAACTGGCTGACTGATTAGTTGTAGATCTCCTGGGACTATGCCGCTATACCTCAGGAAATCATAATTAATCACACCTGGGTTTAAGTTGTTGACAATTAATACGATTGAAATCTCCGCCAGGTCAAGATTGCGGTTGGTTTTACTATTGGTGCTCTCGGCATTCATATATCTAGTTTGCTACGGCTGGTTTATAGCAAAATCCTATGCCAATTCGCTTACCATCTATCTCTTCTATATGCTTTCTTTAGGTTTCAATGATCACTCACTGTAAGTAATCTAGTGTAGCCCTGAGCATAGTTTCAACTAGCGAAGGAGACTGAAATGACCGTCTCTATTTTTAGCAATCAAAATTGTCTAATAACTCAACATCTTCATGCGTGGTGGCTCGTTGAATTATAGTATTGCTTATTGCCGTTCTACTTACCGAGACCACTACAATGCAGACTATCGTTATTTGGGTAGTCATGCAGTAGTAAGGATAATTGGCAATCGATTTAAAATTCGGAGCTTAGCTTATTTGGGTTATGGATATTCAACTATCTCCTAGATCCTTACTTGTTCAGCACTACCCGTTATTTTAATGTTGGCTTTAGGGTTGTTTGTGAAAACCAGTAATTTAAGTCGATAAGCTCAAGCTTATATTTGAGTTCTTATACATGCTTTACCGCAAATTTCAAGTTAATCTCAAATGCTTGAGATCTCAAGGAAGTGATTTTGAGATCTCACTCCGAATGAGACGCTACAGCCGCAAAAAGAGCAGCCTTTATCTGGATAACTGGATAACTGGATAACTGATTAAATAGGGCTAGCAACTTCTGAGCGAGGTAAGATCGGGGCGCAGATGGCTAGCATCCTTCAGATAAATATGTTGGATTTGGCCTTGTTCTAGCTCTGTGTTGATGTGCATGAGTACCCTAATGCAGCGCTTTAGATCACCTTCGACGTGCATATGCTGCACATCCAGCAATGGCACATGTTCCCACTGAGGTAGCGATCGCGCTATTTTGGCTGGAAATACACTATTAATATCAGTAGTAACAGAAAAGGTTACACTTACAATATTTTCAGGATCGATATTATTGCGATCGGCGATCGCGGTTAACATTTCCAATACCGCAACCTGCACCGCTTCCGGGGTGTTTGCATCTACAGTTGTTGCTCCACGTACGCCACGCACTCGCCAACCCACGTTACCTACATCCTCTAACGCCCTGTACTGTCAAGCATAGTGAGATCTAATGAGCAGATCTTACCCATGCTTCAATCACTAACTACCAAACTAATTCTATAGCTCTAATCTGGGATTATCTGTACTAAACCTGGCCATTTGATCCCAGTTAATATCAACTCATGCCAACTAATCAATAAATCATGTCCATCAGTACCGATCGCCAAATATTTTAGTAACCAGATAACCAACTACTTAAACTATTACCTAACTATGTACACAAGGGGCAATAGTTTGCCAAAATTATTATCTAATTACAAGCGGCCAGAACTTGCTTTAGTTGATAAGATCGATATTAAACCATCAAATCAAAACTAATATTAAGCGATCGCGTAAAGTTATTCTTCATGCCAAGTGTGATCATTGCTGGGGCAAGACATAATTATGCACTTACTCCCCAAACTGATACCCCGACTACGCTGGTTTTCTTGCATGGCTGGCTACTTAGTCAGGTCTATTGGCAACCGTTGGTTAATTTACTCAGTTGTCATTATCGGTGCCTAACCTATGATCTGCGTGGGTTCGGTCGATCGGGAGTTGGCGATCGTCGCACCTATAGCCCCGCCTGCTATGCCCAGGATCTCAGTGAGTTGCTCGACCAACTGGAAATAAACTCAGCCTGGCTGGTGGGGCATTCACTGGGCGGTGTGATCGCGCTGTGGGCGGCCAGTATGCTGAGCGATCGAGTGGTAGGCGTGGCCTGTCTTAATTCCGGTGGCGGCATTTACCTCAAGGAAGAATTTGAGAAATTCCGGCAGGCTGGTCAAACGATTCTTAAGTTTAGACCCGTCTGGCTCGATCGAGTGCCCTTATTGGCCAATCAATTTGCCAAGGACAGTGTTAAATTTCCCCTTGCCAAACAATGGGGGAAACAACGCATTCAAGATTTTGTGGGGGCTGATTTTGAAGCAGCAAAGGGAACCCTGCTCGATTCGACTAGTGCCGAACAGGTACATCTGCTGCCGCAGGTGGTGGCAAAACTAACCCAACCAGTCTATTTCTTTGCCGGTGCGGACGATCGGATTATGGAGCCCAAGTATGTGAATCATTTGGCCAGTTTTCATTATTTGTTCAATGGCAGTGGTGAGAATGTCTTTGAACTTAACGATTGTGGCCATATGGGGATGTTGGAACAACCCGATCGCATTGGTCAAAAGTTATTAACGCTGTTGCCACCGCCACAAATCAAAAATGTGGCCTGACTCTTGCCCAGATCTTTTTAATGTCCGCAATGGTTTATGCCAATAAGTTAGGCAGACAAGCTACGCAGGTAGTAATCTAGAGAGACTAAAACTTCGTCAAGACAAATATGGATATTGTGGAATTCTTTCAGCAATGTGCTGGAGAATGGATGATGCAGCGCACCAGTCGCAACTTGAATTTAAATACTTCCGAAGCCAGCCGCACCAAGTTACTGGTAGAAATTTTGCCGCAGAGCGATCCAAATATTGCCCAACTATGCCAGCAACAGGATCTTGCTCCCACGGCGATCGCCCTGGCCACCAAGATTAGCTGGGATGGGGATATGGATTTTGGCAAACAAAAATATACAGGTAGTAATATTGTGGCGATCGCGCCAGATGCTCAATCCCCAGAACTAGGTAAGTTAGTTAGCCTTAAAAATGGCAATGGTAGCGATCGTGGGATCTTGAGTAGTTATGTACTGCGCAATGATGGCACCCTGGTGATAACCACCATGCATAACCAAACCCACCTAGAGGAGCGGGTCTGGTTTGCCAGCGAGAATTTTAAGCTCCGCACCAGTTTGCTAACTCAACCAGATGGGCAGCGGGTGGCATCTTTTTGCACCGAAATTAGAAGGGTACCCATGCCTGCCAGTGCATAAATTTGGCTAGGTAGGATATTAAGAGCTGTAAAGAAAATCTAAGTTAGCAGCCAAAAGGCCAACAGCTAATTAGACTATTTATGGAGCTTAATTAATGCCTGAAGGCTTGATCTGCTCTAAATCAAAGCAGGATTAAAGCAACTTCAATGTAGTTTTAATTATCTTTTTAGTA
The sequence above is a segment of the Pseudanabaena sp. PCC 7367 genome. Coding sequences within it:
- a CDS encoding peptidylprolyl isomerase; its protein translation is MVDDIPIQAGELLPLLAKYRLLPKLKQELIIDQAIADIHLTAAQQEQAQQQFLAKYQISEPEAQQAYLNYYGLTGDQLVEIADREARIEIYKQQTWGHKLESIFLTQRSQLDIVTYSLIRTNSAEVVQELYFRIKDGEQSFTEVASTYSEGPEAQTGGLLGPTPLHNLHPSIAQHLLIAKPGQIQPPISIDKWYILLRLEQKQAAVLDDVMRQSLLGQLFQQWLEQQLRMQPSPD
- the aroH gene encoding chorismate mutase, producing MGWRVRGVRGATTVDANTPEAVQVAVLEMLTAIADRNNIDPENIVSVTFSVTTDINSVFPAKIARSLPQWEHVPLLDVQHMHVEGDLKRCIRVLMHINTELEQGQIQHIYLKDASHLRPDLTSLRSC
- a CDS encoding alpha/beta fold hydrolase — translated: MPSVIIAGARHNYALTPQTDTPTTLVFLHGWLLSQVYWQPLVNLLSCHYRCLTYDLRGFGRSGVGDRRTYSPACYAQDLSELLDQLEINSAWLVGHSLGGVIALWAASMLSDRVVGVACLNSGGGIYLKEEFEKFRQAGQTILKFRPVWLDRVPLLANQFAKDSVKFPLAKQWGKQRIQDFVGADFEAAKGTLLDSTSAEQVHLLPQVVAKLTQPVYFFAGADDRIMEPKYVNHLASFHYLFNGSGENVFELNDCGHMGMLEQPDRIGQKLLTLLPPPQIKNVA
- a CDS encoding phycobiliprotein lyase, which gives rise to MDIVEFFQQCAGEWMMQRTSRNLNLNTSEASRTKLLVEILPQSDPNIAQLCQQQDLAPTAIALATKISWDGDMDFGKQKYTGSNIVAIAPDAQSPELGKLVSLKNGNGSDRGILSSYVLRNDGTLVITTMHNQTHLEERVWFASENFKLRTSLLTQPDGQRVASFCTEIRRVPMPASA